From a single Hippoglossus stenolepis isolate QCI-W04-F060 chromosome 2, HSTE1.2, whole genome shotgun sequence genomic region:
- the LOC118118584 gene encoding serine/threonine-protein kinase pim-1: MNRLCDKVLRKHQGEPCEEVGRLRGRKRKERDDEEGKPEKRKRRRVLDSNEHDSAEADMIRISRKRNFSADGGEVREKKRRVVEMKTLDASGDNPIVDLEAKYFVLGQLGGGGCGSVFAGFRREDLVPVAIKHIPKENLYCKQVCLNGKKFPTEVAIMLKLTAKKNDSVGTSAPVSILDWYDLGHELIVVMERPVPAIDLSTYIKLKRGSLQEGDAKNIMKQLVDAAIGLEKNGVFHRDIKPENILIEIGQSVPRVRVIDFGLSCLTKKGSFYSVFFGTEKYAPPEYCSSSVYRAGPSTVWQLGTVLYEMLHNQGFMTKRFLRKQLKISSGLGKNLKDFLQLCLEKDPKLRPTLTELQLHPWLRETSPPNPDKNT; the protein is encoded by the exons ATGAATCGTCTCTGTGATAAGGTCCTCAGGAAACATCAAG GTGAACCCTGTGAGGAGGTTGGCAGGttgagaggaaggaaaaggaaagaaagagatgatgaagagggaaaaccagaaaagaggaagagacgaCGTGTCCTTGACTCGAATGAACACGACTCAGCGGAGGCTGATATGATTCGAATAAGCAGGAAGAGAAACTTCTCTGCTGATGGCggggaagtgagagagaaaaagaggagggtTGTTGAGATGAAGACCCTGGATGCCTCAGGAGACAACCCAATAG tTGACCTTGAGGCCAAATACTTTGTGCTGGGTCAGCTTGGTGGAGGAGGCTGTGGATCAGTGTTCGCTGGCTTCCGCAGAGAAGATCTTGTTCCG GTGGCGATCAAGCACATACCGAAGGAAAATCTTTACTGCAAACAAGTG TGCCTGAATGGAAAGAAGTTCCCTACAGAGGTGGCCATAATGCTGAAACTgacagcaaagaaaaatgaCTCCGTGGGGACGTCAGCACCAGTATCAATACTGGACTGGTATGACCTGGGCCATGAGTTGATCGTGGTGATGGAGAGACCTGTCCCTGCCATTGACCTCTCCACATATATAAAGCTCAAAAGAGGCTCTCTACAGGAGGGGGATGCCAAG AACATAATGAAGCAGCTGGTGGACGCAGCCATTGGGCTGGAGAAGAACGGAGTCTTTCACCGGGACATCAAACCTGAAAATATCCTGATTGAGATTGGCCAAAGTGTCCCACGGGTTCGCGTCATTGATTTTGGGCTGAGCTGTCTCACGAAGAAAGGCTCATTTTACAGCGTATTCTTTG GCACGGAAAAGTACGCACCTCCAGAGTATTGCAGCTCTTCTGTCTACAGGGCTGGTCCAAGCACAGTGTGGCAGCTTGGCACAGTCCTGTATGAGATGCTCCACAATCAGGGATTCATGACCAAACGCTTCCTCAGAAAACAATTGAAAATCAGCAGCGGACTGGGCAAAA ACCTCAAGGATTTCCTCCAGCTGTGTTTGGAGAAGGACCCTAAGCTGCGTCCCACcctgacagagctgcagcttcacccgTGGCTGAGGGAAACATCGCCTCCTAACCCTGACAAAAACACCTGA
- the zfyve27 gene encoding protrudin isoform X1, whose amino-acid sequence MTMHSSGTSQDPSQGTGERGELVHTLSKESPDASELGSPRCIPHFDLHNMVVSYKRIALFLEPVAEAMELSRFLLGWKMPVCSLLVCIFLNVFFCTVNEAGWFSVAVALVLAPAALGYRQDRCGGRASEAELQKRSYYTVHRRDLQTVHLTKQEAMLEVKDLLKHLDDMLSSACQSAEAIEKVLHWDNHTKSSRFYGGMLIVVCLLYLVPVGWVLAGLNSAIFLCNRDFFRVLLDLRKFFHVGQTKASERLSEEQEQRNLLDRTPTPTSLEDLSPGSVEEAEEAEPDDEFKDAIEEHSISLQETPLVLVEDDEGPHGAPEYDTISENGLLSRNEPIRSKVSKLTEKLRKRYPTSSTGNCSSCNAVFSVLKKRRNCSNCGNSFCSRCCSFKVLRACMGATAPEAQRETVFVCAPCNSSLIKLQ is encoded by the exons ATGACAATGCACAGTAGCGGAACATCCCAGGACCCTTCACAGGGTACAGGCGAACGGGGAGAGCTGGTTCACACCCTGTCCAAAGAGTCTCCAGACGCCTCTGAGTTGGGGAGCCCTCGGTGTATACCACACTTTGACCTCCACAACATGGTGGTTTCCTATAAGAGAATCGCTCTGTTTTTAGAACCAGTTGCAGAAGCAATGGAGCTGAGCCGCTTCCTGCTCGG ATGGAAGATGCCGGTGTGCTCTCTGCTCGTGTGTATATTTCTTAATGTCTTCTTCTGCACTGTTAATGAAG CGGGCTGGTTCTCAGTGGCTGTGGCGTTAGTGTTGGCGCCTGCTGCCCTGGGTTACCGGCAGGACAGGTGTGGGGGCAGAGCCTCTGAAGCTGAGCTCCAGAAGAGGAGCTATTACACTGTGCACCGCAGAGACCTGCAGACGGTGCATCTCACCAAACAGGAGGCCATGCTGGAAGTAAAAGACCT GTTGAAGCATCTAGACGACATGTTGTCCTCTGCCTGTCAGTCAGCAGAAGCTATTGAAAAGGTCCTGCACTGGGATAATCACACCAAATCATCAAG GTTCTATGGAGGGATGTTAATAGTGGTGTGTCTGCTCTACCTTGTTCCTGTGGGCTGGGTGCTGGCTgggctcaacagcgccatcttcCTGTGCAACAGAGACTTCTTCAGAG TTTTGTTGGACCTCAGAAAGTTCTTCCACGTGGGCCAGACTAAGGCCTCAGAGCGTTTGTCTGAGGAACAGGAACAAAGAAATCTGCTGGACAGGACCCCCACACCGACTAGTCTGGAG GACCTGTCTCCTGGCAGTGTagaggaggctgaggaagcAGAACCCGATGATGAATTTAAAGATGCCATTGAG GAACATTCGATTTCCCTGCAG GAAACCCCTTTGGTCTTAGTG gAGGATGACGAAGGGCCTCACGGGGCCCCAGAGTACGACACCATCTCTGAAAATGGCCTCTTGAGCCGCAACGAACCAATTCGCAGCAAGGTGTCCAAACTGACAGAGAAGCTGCGTAAACGCTACCCCACCAGCAGCACAG GCAACTGTTCGAGTTGCAACGCTGTCTTCTCCGTGCTGAAGAAAAGG AGGAACTGCAGTAACTGTGGCAACAGCTTCTGTTCCCGATGCTGCTCTTTTAAAGTGCTGAGAGCTTGCATGGGGGCAACCG ctccagaggcacagagagagacagtgtttgtctgtgctcCTTGTAATTCCTCTCTCATCAAGTTACAGTGA
- the zfyve27 gene encoding protrudin isoform X2: MTMHSSGTSQDPSQGTGERGELVHTLSKESPDASELGSPRCIPHFDLHNMVVSYKRIALFLEPVAEAMELSRFLLGWKMPVCSLLVCIFLNVFFCTVNEAGWFSVAVALVLAPAALGYRQDRCGGRASEAELQKRSYYTVHRRDLQTVHLTKQEAMLEVKDLLKHLDDMLSSACQSAEAIEKVLHWDNHTKSSRFYGGMLIVVCLLYLVPVGWVLAGLNSAIFLCNRDFFRVLLDLRKFFHVGQTKASERLSEEQEQRNLLDRTPTPTSLEDLSPGSVEEAEEAEPDDEFKDAIEEHSISLQEDDEGPHGAPEYDTISENGLLSRNEPIRSKVSKLTEKLRKRYPTSSTGNCSSCNAVFSVLKKRRNCSNCGNSFCSRCCSFKVLRACMGATAPEAQRETVFVCAPCNSSLIKLQ; the protein is encoded by the exons ATGACAATGCACAGTAGCGGAACATCCCAGGACCCTTCACAGGGTACAGGCGAACGGGGAGAGCTGGTTCACACCCTGTCCAAAGAGTCTCCAGACGCCTCTGAGTTGGGGAGCCCTCGGTGTATACCACACTTTGACCTCCACAACATGGTGGTTTCCTATAAGAGAATCGCTCTGTTTTTAGAACCAGTTGCAGAAGCAATGGAGCTGAGCCGCTTCCTGCTCGG ATGGAAGATGCCGGTGTGCTCTCTGCTCGTGTGTATATTTCTTAATGTCTTCTTCTGCACTGTTAATGAAG CGGGCTGGTTCTCAGTGGCTGTGGCGTTAGTGTTGGCGCCTGCTGCCCTGGGTTACCGGCAGGACAGGTGTGGGGGCAGAGCCTCTGAAGCTGAGCTCCAGAAGAGGAGCTATTACACTGTGCACCGCAGAGACCTGCAGACGGTGCATCTCACCAAACAGGAGGCCATGCTGGAAGTAAAAGACCT GTTGAAGCATCTAGACGACATGTTGTCCTCTGCCTGTCAGTCAGCAGAAGCTATTGAAAAGGTCCTGCACTGGGATAATCACACCAAATCATCAAG GTTCTATGGAGGGATGTTAATAGTGGTGTGTCTGCTCTACCTTGTTCCTGTGGGCTGGGTGCTGGCTgggctcaacagcgccatcttcCTGTGCAACAGAGACTTCTTCAGAG TTTTGTTGGACCTCAGAAAGTTCTTCCACGTGGGCCAGACTAAGGCCTCAGAGCGTTTGTCTGAGGAACAGGAACAAAGAAATCTGCTGGACAGGACCCCCACACCGACTAGTCTGGAG GACCTGTCTCCTGGCAGTGTagaggaggctgaggaagcAGAACCCGATGATGAATTTAAAGATGCCATTGAG GAACATTCGATTTCCCTGCAG gAGGATGACGAAGGGCCTCACGGGGCCCCAGAGTACGACACCATCTCTGAAAATGGCCTCTTGAGCCGCAACGAACCAATTCGCAGCAAGGTGTCCAAACTGACAGAGAAGCTGCGTAAACGCTACCCCACCAGCAGCACAG GCAACTGTTCGAGTTGCAACGCTGTCTTCTCCGTGCTGAAGAAAAGG AGGAACTGCAGTAACTGTGGCAACAGCTTCTGTTCCCGATGCTGCTCTTTTAAAGTGCTGAGAGCTTGCATGGGGGCAACCG ctccagaggcacagagagagacagtgtttgtctgtgctcCTTGTAATTCCTCTCTCATCAAGTTACAGTGA
- the zfyve27 gene encoding protrudin isoform X3 produces the protein MTMHSSGTSQDPSQGTGERGELVHTLSKESPDASELGSPRCIPHFDLHNMVVSYKRIALFLEPVAEAMELSRFLLGWKMPVCSLLVCIFLNVFFCTVNEAGWFSVAVALVLAPAALGYRQDRCGGRASEAELQKRSYYTVHRRDLQTVHLTKQEAMLEVKDLLKHLDDMLSSACQSAEAIEKVLHWDNHTKSSRFYGGMLIVVCLLYLVPVGWVLAGLNSAIFLCNRDFFRVLLDLRKFFHVGQTKASERLSEEQEQRNLLDRTPTPTSLEDLSPGSVEEAEEAEPDDEFKDAIEEDDEGPHGAPEYDTISENGLLSRNEPIRSKVSKLTEKLRKRYPTSSTGNCSSCNAVFSVLKKRRNCSNCGNSFCSRCCSFKVLRACMGATAPEAQRETVFVCAPCNSSLIKLQ, from the exons ATGACAATGCACAGTAGCGGAACATCCCAGGACCCTTCACAGGGTACAGGCGAACGGGGAGAGCTGGTTCACACCCTGTCCAAAGAGTCTCCAGACGCCTCTGAGTTGGGGAGCCCTCGGTGTATACCACACTTTGACCTCCACAACATGGTGGTTTCCTATAAGAGAATCGCTCTGTTTTTAGAACCAGTTGCAGAAGCAATGGAGCTGAGCCGCTTCCTGCTCGG ATGGAAGATGCCGGTGTGCTCTCTGCTCGTGTGTATATTTCTTAATGTCTTCTTCTGCACTGTTAATGAAG CGGGCTGGTTCTCAGTGGCTGTGGCGTTAGTGTTGGCGCCTGCTGCCCTGGGTTACCGGCAGGACAGGTGTGGGGGCAGAGCCTCTGAAGCTGAGCTCCAGAAGAGGAGCTATTACACTGTGCACCGCAGAGACCTGCAGACGGTGCATCTCACCAAACAGGAGGCCATGCTGGAAGTAAAAGACCT GTTGAAGCATCTAGACGACATGTTGTCCTCTGCCTGTCAGTCAGCAGAAGCTATTGAAAAGGTCCTGCACTGGGATAATCACACCAAATCATCAAG GTTCTATGGAGGGATGTTAATAGTGGTGTGTCTGCTCTACCTTGTTCCTGTGGGCTGGGTGCTGGCTgggctcaacagcgccatcttcCTGTGCAACAGAGACTTCTTCAGAG TTTTGTTGGACCTCAGAAAGTTCTTCCACGTGGGCCAGACTAAGGCCTCAGAGCGTTTGTCTGAGGAACAGGAACAAAGAAATCTGCTGGACAGGACCCCCACACCGACTAGTCTGGAG GACCTGTCTCCTGGCAGTGTagaggaggctgaggaagcAGAACCCGATGATGAATTTAAAGATGCCATTGAG gAGGATGACGAAGGGCCTCACGGGGCCCCAGAGTACGACACCATCTCTGAAAATGGCCTCTTGAGCCGCAACGAACCAATTCGCAGCAAGGTGTCCAAACTGACAGAGAAGCTGCGTAAACGCTACCCCACCAGCAGCACAG GCAACTGTTCGAGTTGCAACGCTGTCTTCTCCGTGCTGAAGAAAAGG AGGAACTGCAGTAACTGTGGCAACAGCTTCTGTTCCCGATGCTGCTCTTTTAAAGTGCTGAGAGCTTGCATGGGGGCAACCG ctccagaggcacagagagagacagtgtttgtctgtgctcCTTGTAATTCCTCTCTCATCAAGTTACAGTGA
- the golga7ba gene encoding golgin A7 family, member Ba, giving the protein MATEFHNLQELRHSASLANKVFIQRDYSEGTTCKFQTKFPSELESRIERTLFEDTVKTLNNYYAEAEKIGGQSYLEGCLACTTAYLIFLCMETRYEKVLKKIAKYIQEQNEKIYAPRGLLITDPIERGMRVIEISIYEDRGSSGSSSGSSSVSGSTAR; this is encoded by the exons ATGGCGACAGAG tTCCACAACCTGCAGGAGCTGAGGCACAGTGCGTCTCTGGCCAACAAAGTCTTCATCCAGAGAGACTACAGCGAAGGAACCACCTGCAAGTTTCAGACCAAGTTCCCGTCGGAGCTGGAGAGCAGG ATCGAGCGGACGCTGTTTGAGGACACTGTGAAGACTCTGAATAACTACTATGCAGAGGCGGAGAAGATCGGAGGACAGTCGTACCTGGAGGGGTGTCTGGCCTGCACTACAGCGTatctcatcttcctctgcatGGAGACGCGTTACGAGAAG gtgtTGAAGAAGATCGCCAAGTACATCCAGGAGCAGAATGAGAAGATCTACGCTCCCAGAGGTCTGCTCATCACGGATCCCATAGAGAGGGGAATGCGTGTT ATAGAGATTTCCATCTATGAAGACCGGGGCTCCAGCGGCTCCAGCTCAGGGAGCAGCTCTGTGTCCGGCAGCACTGCTCGATGA
- the crtac1a gene encoding cartilage acidic protein 1a isoform X1 translates to MWASGLLLLLLVGLRHQSLAQSSEPMFQVVTQTMLPPDNRHNPTQLNYGMAVTDVDGDGDLEVVVAGYNGPNLVLKYDRTQKRLVNIATDDSTSPYYALRDRAGNAIGVTACDVDGDGREEIYFLNTNNAYSGRATYSDKLFKFRNGRFEDLLHDEVNVRRGVANSMAGRSVACVDRKGTGRYSIYVANYASGNVGPHALLEMDEAASDVSKGVIALSDVAAQAGVNKFTGGRGVVVGPILSEARSDVFCDNENGPNFLFKNKGDGTFVDMARQAGVEDTYQHGRGVALADFNGDGKTDIVYGNWNGPHRLYLQGTDSKFRNVATGGFATPSPIRTVIAADFDNDKELDVLFNNIAYRGNAPNRLFRVARRTDADPLIEELNVGDAAEPQGRGTGGTVTDLDGDGQLELLLAHGESAPQPISVFKVTQGSSNNWLRVIPRTQFGSFARGAKVTAFTNQSGAHTRIIDGGSGYLCEMEPVAHFGLGNDEVKVLQVSWPDGSSISRTLQPGEMNSVVEVTYPREGEMTLLADDTQCGKGFTVKNGHCAGL, encoded by the exons ATGTGGGCCTCAggtctgctgctcctcctgttgGTGGGACTCCGGCATCAGTCTCTCGCCCAGAGCTCCGAGCCCATGTTCCAGGTCGTAACGCAGACTATGCTTCCTCCGGACAATCGTCACAACCCGACACAGCTCAACTACGGGATGGCCGTGACAGACGTGGACGGTGACGGCGACCTGGAAGTGGTGGTGGCAGG GTACAATGGGCCCAACCTGGTGCTGAAGTACGATCGCACTCAGAAGAGGCTGGTAAACATCGCCACTGACGACAGTACCTCTCCATACTACGCCCTGAGGGACCGAGCAGGTAACGCTATCGGAGTTACTGCCTGCGACGTGGATGGAGACGGACGTGAGGAGATCTACTTCCTGAACACAAACAACGCCTACTCTG GACGGGCAACTTATTCGGACAAGCTCTTCAAGTTTCGCAACGGTCGCTTTGAAGATCTTCTACATGACGAGGTCAATGTGCGTCGTGGCGTGGCTAATAGCATGGCAGGACGTTCTGTGGCATGTGTGGACAGAAAG GGGACAGGTCGTTACTCCATCTACGTGGCCAATTACGCCAGTGGCAACGTCGGCCCCCACGCTCTCTTAGAAATGGACGAGGCTGCCAGTGATGTGAGTAAGGGCGTCATCGCTCTGTCGGACGTGGCTGCTCAGGCCGGGGTCAACAAGTTCACAG GTGGACGCGGTGTGGTGGTCGGACCGATCCTGAGCGAGGCCAGGTCTGACGTCTTCTGTGACAACGAGAACGGACCCAACTTCTTGTTTAAGAATAAGGGAGATGGGACTTTTGTTGACATGGCCAGACAGGCAG GTGTGGAGGACACCTACCAGCATGGCAGAGGAGTAGCACTCGCTGACTTCAATGGGGATGGAAAGACGGACATCGTTTATGGCAACTGGAACGGCCCACACCGACTTTACCTGCAGGGCACAGACTCAAAATTTCGG AACGTGGCTACTGGGGGATTTGCAACCCCCTCCCCTATTCGCACAGTCATCGCTGCTGACTTTGATAACGACAAGGAGCTGGACGTTTTGTTCAACAACATTGCCTACAGAGGAAACGCCCCCAACAGGCTGTTCAG ggtGGCGAGGAGAACTGATGCGGATCCACTGATCGAGGAGCTTAACGTGGGAGATGCTGCAGAGCCACAGGGGAGAGGAACAG GTGGAACCGTGACAGACCTGGATGGGGACGgacagctggagctgctgctggcaCATGGAGAGAGCGCCCCGCAGCCAATATCTGTCTTCAAGGTCACACag GGCTCGTCCAATAACTGGCTGCGGGTCATCCCTCGCACCCAGTTTGGCTCTTTTGCCCGGGGCGCCAAGGTAACAGCCTTCACCAATCAGAGTGGAGCTCACACACGCATCATTGACGGAGGCTCTGGGTACCTGTGTGAGATGGAGCCTGTCGCCCACTTTGGTTTAG GAAACGATGAGGTGAAGGTGCTGCAGGTCTCCTGGCCAGACGGCAGCTCCATCAGCCGAACCCTTCAGCCTGGTGAGATGAACTCAGTGGTGGAAGTGACTTATCCCAGAGAAGGGGAAATGACTCTGCTTGCCGATGACACGCAG tgtggTAAAGGCTTCACTGTCAAGAATGGCCACTGTGCAG gTCTTTGA
- the crtac1a gene encoding cartilage acidic protein 1a isoform X2, whose amino-acid sequence MWASGLLLLLLVGLRHQSLAQSSEPMFQVVTQTMLPPDNRHNPTQLNYGMAVTDVDGDGDLEVVVAGYNGPNLVLKYDRTQKRLVNIATDDSTSPYYALRDRAGNAIGVTACDVDGDGREEIYFLNTNNAYSGRATYSDKLFKFRNGRFEDLLHDEVNVRRGVANSMAGRSVACVDRKGTGRYSIYVANYASGNVGPHALLEMDEAASDVSKGVIALSDVAAQAGVNKFTGGRGVVVGPILSEARSDVFCDNENGPNFLFKNKGDGTFVDMARQAGVEDTYQHGRGVALADFNGDGKTDIVYGNWNGPHRLYLQGTDSKFRNVATGGFATPSPIRTVIAADFDNDKELDVLFNNIAYRGNAPNRLFRVARRTDADPLIEELNVGDAAEPQGRGTGGTVTDLDGDGQLELLLAHGESAPQPISVFKVTQGSSNNWLRVIPRTQFGSFARGAKVTAFTNQSGAHTRIIDGGSGYLCEMEPVAHFGLGNDEVKVLQVSWPDGSSISRTLQPGEMNSVVEVTYPREGEMTLLADDTQVRSTEPQHEL is encoded by the exons ATGTGGGCCTCAggtctgctgctcctcctgttgGTGGGACTCCGGCATCAGTCTCTCGCCCAGAGCTCCGAGCCCATGTTCCAGGTCGTAACGCAGACTATGCTTCCTCCGGACAATCGTCACAACCCGACACAGCTCAACTACGGGATGGCCGTGACAGACGTGGACGGTGACGGCGACCTGGAAGTGGTGGTGGCAGG GTACAATGGGCCCAACCTGGTGCTGAAGTACGATCGCACTCAGAAGAGGCTGGTAAACATCGCCACTGACGACAGTACCTCTCCATACTACGCCCTGAGGGACCGAGCAGGTAACGCTATCGGAGTTACTGCCTGCGACGTGGATGGAGACGGACGTGAGGAGATCTACTTCCTGAACACAAACAACGCCTACTCTG GACGGGCAACTTATTCGGACAAGCTCTTCAAGTTTCGCAACGGTCGCTTTGAAGATCTTCTACATGACGAGGTCAATGTGCGTCGTGGCGTGGCTAATAGCATGGCAGGACGTTCTGTGGCATGTGTGGACAGAAAG GGGACAGGTCGTTACTCCATCTACGTGGCCAATTACGCCAGTGGCAACGTCGGCCCCCACGCTCTCTTAGAAATGGACGAGGCTGCCAGTGATGTGAGTAAGGGCGTCATCGCTCTGTCGGACGTGGCTGCTCAGGCCGGGGTCAACAAGTTCACAG GTGGACGCGGTGTGGTGGTCGGACCGATCCTGAGCGAGGCCAGGTCTGACGTCTTCTGTGACAACGAGAACGGACCCAACTTCTTGTTTAAGAATAAGGGAGATGGGACTTTTGTTGACATGGCCAGACAGGCAG GTGTGGAGGACACCTACCAGCATGGCAGAGGAGTAGCACTCGCTGACTTCAATGGGGATGGAAAGACGGACATCGTTTATGGCAACTGGAACGGCCCACACCGACTTTACCTGCAGGGCACAGACTCAAAATTTCGG AACGTGGCTACTGGGGGATTTGCAACCCCCTCCCCTATTCGCACAGTCATCGCTGCTGACTTTGATAACGACAAGGAGCTGGACGTTTTGTTCAACAACATTGCCTACAGAGGAAACGCCCCCAACAGGCTGTTCAG ggtGGCGAGGAGAACTGATGCGGATCCACTGATCGAGGAGCTTAACGTGGGAGATGCTGCAGAGCCACAGGGGAGAGGAACAG GTGGAACCGTGACAGACCTGGATGGGGACGgacagctggagctgctgctggcaCATGGAGAGAGCGCCCCGCAGCCAATATCTGTCTTCAAGGTCACACag GGCTCGTCCAATAACTGGCTGCGGGTCATCCCTCGCACCCAGTTTGGCTCTTTTGCCCGGGGCGCCAAGGTAACAGCCTTCACCAATCAGAGTGGAGCTCACACACGCATCATTGACGGAGGCTCTGGGTACCTGTGTGAGATGGAGCCTGTCGCCCACTTTGGTTTAG GAAACGATGAGGTGAAGGTGCTGCAGGTCTCCTGGCCAGACGGCAGCTCCATCAGCCGAACCCTTCAGCCTGGTGAGATGAACTCAGTGGTGGAAGTGACTTATCCCAGAGAAGGGGAAATGACTCTGCTTGCCGATGACACGCAGGTACGCAGTACGGAGCCACAGCATGAACTATGA
- the r3hcc1l gene encoding coiled-coil domain-containing protein R3HCC1L yields MELEQPKEDCATSQPTPTPPSETKKPNPPPYVPKQRLPDKAQTQGEVKPRPRPRYTDKARKNAKNKKDKAGGEGKSAPVEGEDGGEIQNSDTKPDVKEEQLEDTDVQVEGQPESASLEADVASRLEAISLLEEEEEEEEEEEESWDTLFNDDGDCLEQHLPAELAVKQGRKKKSIQDRRFDYYNMDQDDEEADMDLRDDEISNIVEIYDFPAEFKTDDLLKLFQAYLQRGFDIKWIDETHVIGLFSSPIAAREALRAKHPLMKLRPLSKSSSDIQAKARSSTDSLLPAKERPQTSAAMARRLVIGALGVKSNQTDEQREAEKRKLQAAKEQKRLEAKLKEDAWEGK; encoded by the exons ATGGAGTTGGAACAGCCAAAGGAAGACTGTGCTACATCTCAGCCAACACCCACACCTCCCTCCGAGACAAAGAAGCCAAATCCGCCTCCGTACGTCCCCAAACAGCGACTTCCTGACAAAGCTCAGACTCAGGGAGAAGTAAAGCCAAGACCCAGGCCTCGCTACACTGACAAGGCACGAAAGAATGCCAAGAACAAGAAGGACAAGGCTGGAGGAGAGGGTAAGTCGGCACCTGTtgaaggagaagatggaggtgaGATACAGAACAGCGATACAAAGCCTGATGTGAAGGAAGAGCAGCTAGAGGATACAGATGTGCAGGTCGAAGGGCAACCTGAGTCAGCCAGTCTGGAGGCAGATGTTGCCTCACGGCTGGAAGCAATATCCcttctggaggaagaggaggaggaggaagaggaggaagaggaaagctGGGATACACTGTTCAACGATGATGGCGACTGTTTGGAACAGCACCTGCCTGCAGAG CTGGCTGTGAAGCAGGGTCGAAAGAAGAAGTCAATCCAGGACCGCAGGTTTGATTACTACAATATGGACCAAGATGACGAGGAAGCCGACATGGACCTCAGAGATGATGAAATCTCTAACATCGTAGAAATCTACGACTTTCCTGCTGAATTTAAGACCGATGACCTTCTCAAGTTATTTCAGGCCTACCT ACAGAGGGGCTTTGACATTAAGTGGATCGATGAAACTCACGTTATAGGCCTCTTCTCAAGCCCCATAGCAG ccCGTGAAGCTTTAAGAGCCAAACATCCACTGATGAAGTTGCGACCACTCTCCAAATCCTCCTCCGACATACAAGCCAAAGCCCGAAGCAGCACAG ACTCCCTCCTGCCTGCAAAAGAGAGACCTCAGACGAGTGCAGCGATGGCTCGTAGGCTTGTGATCGGTGCCCTTGGTGTTAAAAGCAACCAGACTGACGAGCAGCGCgaagcagagaagaggaaactcCAGGCAGCGAAAG AACAAAAGCGCCTGGAAGCCAAACTGAAGGAAGATGCTTGGGAgggaaagtga